In Mus caroli chromosome 19, CAROLI_EIJ_v1.1, whole genome shotgun sequence, a genomic segment contains:
- the Fosl1 gene encoding fos-related antigen 1 isoform X3 — protein MYRDYGEPGPSSGAGSPYGRPAQPPQAQAQTAQQQFHLVPSIDTVSGSQELHWMVQPHFLGPTGYPRPLAYPQYSPPQPRPGVIRALGPPPGVRRRPCEQPRGGRAPQGETRAEQASSC, from the exons ATGTACCGAGACTACGGGGAACCGGGACCGAGCTCCGGGGCTGGCAGCCCGTACGGTCGCCCCGCGCAGCCCCCGCAAGCGCAGGCACAGACCGCCCAGCAGCAG TTCCACCTTGTGCCAAGCATCGACACCGTGAGCGGCAGCCAGGAACTGCACTGGATGGTGCAGCCTCATTTCCTGGGACCCACTGGCTATCCCCGACCTCTGGCCTATCCCCAGTACAGTCCCCCTCAGCCCCGGCCAGGAGTCATACGAGCCCTAGGGCCACCTCCAGGGGTGCGTCGCAGGCCCTGCGAGCAG CCCAGAGGAGGAAGAGCGCCGCAGGGTGAGACGCGAGCGGAACAAGCTAGCAGCTGCTAA
- the Fosl1 gene encoding fos-related antigen 1 isoform X2, with protein sequence MYRDYGEPGPSSGAGSPYGRPAQPPQAQAQTAQQQFHLVPSIDTVSGSQELHWMVQPHFLGPTGYPRPLAYPQYSPPQPRPGVIRALGPPPGVRRRPCEQETDKLEDEKSGLQREIEELQKQKERLELVLEAHRPICKIPEGDKKDTGGSGSTSSASSPPAPGRPVPCISLSPGPVLEPEALHTPTLMTTPSLTPFTPSLVFTYPSTPEPCSSAHRKSSSSSGDPSSDPLGSPTLLAL encoded by the exons ATGTACCGAGACTACGGGGAACCGGGACCGAGCTCCGGGGCTGGCAGCCCGTACGGTCGCCCCGCGCAGCCCCCGCAAGCGCAGGCACAGACCGCCCAGCAGCAG TTCCACCTTGTGCCAAGCATCGACACCGTGAGCGGCAGCCAGGAACTGCACTGGATGGTGCAGCCTCATTTCCTGGGACCCACTGGCTATCCCCGACCTCTGGCCTATCCCCAGTACAGTCCCCCTCAGCCCCGGCCAGGAGTCATACGAGCCCTAGGGCCACCTCCAGGGGTGCGTCGCAGGCCCTGCGAGCAG GAGACCGACAAGTTGGAGGATGAGAAATCGGGGCTGCAGCGAGAGATTGAAGAgctgcagaagcagaaggaacgcCTTGAGCTGGTGCTGGAAGCCCATCGCCCCATCTGCAAAATCCCAGAAGGAGACAAGAAGGACACAGGTGGTTCTGGCAGCACCAGCAGTGCCAGCAGCCCACCAGCCCCCGGCCGCCCAGTGCCTTGTATCTCCCTTTCTCCAGGACCCGTACTTGAACCGGAAGCACTGCATACACCCACGCTCATGACCACACCCTCTCTGACTCCTTTTACTCCGAGTCTGGTTTTCACCTATCCTAGCACACCAGAACCTTGCTCCTCCGCTCACCGAAagagtagcagcagcagtggcgACCCCTCCTCCGACCCCCTGGGCTCGCCCACACTCCTGGCTTTGTGA
- the Ccdc85b gene encoding coiled-coil domain-containing protein 85B isoform X2, with amino-acid sequence MEAEAGGLEELTDEEMAALGGEPGAARPLLLSGLGAPTRTACGAPVAALWDPSIPGGARGPGWLLAEASGAGRPPGGAATGKSGP; translated from the exons ATGGAGGCCGAAGCAGGCGGCCTGGAGGAGCTGACGGATGAGGAGATGGCGGCGCTGG GCGGAGAACCGGGAGCTGCGCGACCTCTGCTGCTTTCTGGACTCGGAGCGCCAACGAGGACGGCGTGCGGCGCGCCAGTGGCAGCTCTTTGGGACCCAAGCATCCCGGGCGGTGCGCGAGGACCTGGGTGGCTGTTGGCAGAAGCTAGCGGAGCTGGAAGGCCGCCAGGAGGAGCTGCTACGGGAAAATCTGGCCCTTAA
- the Ccdc85b gene encoding coiled-coil domain-containing protein 85B isoform X1: MEAEAGGLEELTDEEMAALGKEELVRRLRREEAARLAALVQRGRLMQEVNRQLQGHLGEIRELKQLNRRLQAENRELRDLCCFLDSERQRGRRAARQWQLFGTQASRAVREDLGGCWQKLAELEGRQEELLRENLALKELCLALGEEWGPRGGPGGTVGSGAGPTPELALPPCGPRDLGDGSSSTGSVGSPDQLPLACSPDD, encoded by the coding sequence ATGGAGGCCGAAGCAGGCGGCCTGGAGGAGCTGACGGATGAGGAGATGGCGGCGCTGGGTAAGGAGGAGCTGGTGCGGCGCCTGCGGCGGGAGGAGGCGGCGCGCCTGGCAGCGCTAGTGCAGCGCGGCCGCCTGATGCAGGAGGTGAATCGACAGCTGCAGGGTCACCTGGGCGAGATCCGTGAGCTCAAACAGCTCAACCGGCGCCTGCAGGCGGAGAACCGGGAGCTGCGCGACCTCTGCTGCTTTCTGGACTCGGAGCGCCAACGAGGACGGCGTGCGGCGCGCCAGTGGCAGCTCTTTGGGACCCAAGCATCCCGGGCGGTGCGCGAGGACCTGGGTGGCTGTTGGCAGAAGCTAGCGGAGCTGGAAGGCCGCCAGGAGGAGCTGCTACGGGAAAATCTGGCCCTTAAGGAGCTTTGCTTAGCACTGGGCGAAGAGTGGGGCCCCCGCGGTGGCCCCGGCGGCACAGTGGGCTCAGGTGCTGGGCCCACGCCCGAGCTCGCCCTGCCACCGTGCGGGCCTCGCGACCTAGGCGATGGAAGTTCCAGCACTGGCAGTGTGGGCAGCCCGGATCAGTTACCCCTAGCCTGCTCCCCTGATGACTGA
- the Fosl1 gene encoding fos-related antigen 1 isoform X1, with product MYRDYGEPGPSSGAGSPYGRPAQPPQAQAQTAQQQKFHLVPSIDTVSGSQELHWMVQPHFLGPTGYPRPLAYPQYSPPQPRPGVIRALGPPPGVRRRPCEQISPEEEERRRVRRERNKLAAAKCRNRRKELTDFLQAETDKLEDEKSGLQREIEELQKQKERLELVLEAHRPICKIPEGDKKDTGGSGSTSSASSPPAPGRPVPCISLSPGPVLEPEALHTPTLMTTPSLTPFTPSLVFTYPSTPEPCSSAHRKSSSSSGDPSSDPLGSPTLLAL from the exons ATGTACCGAGACTACGGGGAACCGGGACCGAGCTCCGGGGCTGGCAGCCCGTACGGTCGCCCCGCGCAGCCCCCGCAAGCGCAGGCACAGACCGCCCAGCAGCAG AAGTTCCACCTTGTGCCAAGCATCGACACCGTGAGCGGCAGCCAGGAACTGCACTGGATGGTGCAGCCTCATTTCCTGGGACCCACTGGCTATCCCCGACCTCTGGCCTATCCCCAGTACAGTCCCCCTCAGCCCCGGCCAGGAGTCATACGAGCCCTAGGGCCACCTCCAGGGGTGCGTCGCAGGCCCTGCGAGCAG ATCAGCCCAGAGGAGGAAGAGCGCCGCAGGGTGAGACGCGAGCGGAACAAGCTAGCAGCTGCTAAGTGTAGAAACCGAAGAAAGGAATTGACAGACTTCCTGCAGGCG GAGACCGACAAGTTGGAGGATGAGAAATCGGGGCTGCAGCGAGAGATTGAAGAgctgcagaagcagaaggaacgcCTTGAGCTGGTGCTGGAAGCCCATCGCCCCATCTGCAAAATCCCAGAAGGAGACAAGAAGGACACAGGTGGTTCTGGCAGCACCAGCAGTGCCAGCAGCCCACCAGCCCCCGGCCGCCCAGTGCCTTGTATCTCCCTTTCTCCAGGACCCGTACTTGAACCGGAAGCACTGCATACACCCACGCTCATGACCACACCCTCTCTGACTCCTTTTACTCCGAGTCTGGTTTTCACCTATCCTAGCACACCAGAACCTTGCTCCTCCGCTCACCGAAagagtagcagcagcagtggcgACCCCTCCTCCGACCCCCTGGGCTCGCCCACACTCCTGGCTTTGTGA